In Sphingomonas sp., a single window of DNA contains:
- a CDS encoding rhodanese-like domain-containing protein, whose product MTLLPLSPADTCAAIKAGAQLVDIRGADEHARLRIPGAIHLPLDRIGDLACEGGPVIFHCRSGMRTAANAAQLRAAAGPAPAYLLAGGIDAWRTAGHPVLADRSQPLDIMRQVQITAGALVLAGVLLGLFVSPHFFGLSAFVGAGLMFAGLTGWCGMANLLRLLPWNRRAPA is encoded by the coding sequence ATGACACTCCTGCCCTTATCCCCTGCCGACACGTGCGCCGCGATAAAGGCCGGCGCGCAGCTCGTCGACATTCGCGGCGCCGACGAACATGCTCGCCTGCGCATTCCCGGTGCGATCCACCTGCCGCTCGACCGGATTGGCGATCTGGCGTGCGAGGGCGGCCCGGTGATCTTCCATTGCCGGTCCGGCATGCGGACCGCCGCCAATGCCGCGCAGCTTCGCGCGGCGGCGGGACCCGCCCCGGCCTATCTTTTGGCGGGCGGCATCGATGCGTGGCGGACGGCGGGGCATCCCGTTCTCGCCGATCGGTCACAGCCGCTCGACATCATGCGGCAGGTGCAGATCACTGCCGGCGCGCTGGTGTTGGCCGGCGTGCTGCTCGGCCTATTCGTTTCGCCTCACTTTTTCGGACTGTCGGCGTTCGTCGGCGCGGGGCTGATGTTCGCGGGCCTGACCGGCTGGTGCGGCATGGCGAACCTGCTGCGGCTGCTGCCGTGGAACCGGCGCGCACCCGCCTGA
- a CDS encoding metalloregulator ArsR/SmtB family transcription factor, translating to MLKPTMDLATFETMAGQVADMLKAIGNARRLMLLCKLVEHGEMTVGDLARQVGLSQSACSQHLAKMRDESLVTYRRESQTLWYAIADPRVETLLATLYQLYCKD from the coding sequence ATGCTGAAGCCGACGATGGATCTGGCGACATTCGAGACCATGGCCGGCCAGGTCGCTGACATGCTGAAGGCGATCGGCAATGCCCGACGGCTGATGCTGCTGTGCAAGCTGGTGGAGCATGGCGAGATGACGGTCGGCGATCTCGCCCGCCAGGTCGGGTTGTCGCAGTCGGCGTGTTCGCAGCACCTCGCCAAGATGCGCGACGAGAGCCTCGTCACCTATCGGCGTGAGAGCCAGACACTCTGGTATGCCATTGCCGATCCCCGCGTCGAGACGCTCCTCGCCACCCTCTACCAGCTTTACTGCAAGGATTGA
- a CDS encoding DUF4402 domain-containing protein, whose protein sequence is MSAMLLPTAVMAQTSASGTGSLTVIQPLTIAKNADLQFGSVVRPVSAAGAVAVAVTGARTVTGDIQALASGDTPQAARFTISGEGGHALSVTIPASFTLANGSQSLVVTTTNNLSGALSAQTLSGTAGGAGTLDVRVGGSVALATTTPAGLYTGAFTVSTAYN, encoded by the coding sequence ATGTCTGCCATGCTGCTGCCGACGGCAGTAATGGCGCAGACTTCAGCTTCTGGTACCGGCTCGCTGACAGTCATTCAGCCGCTGACGATCGCCAAGAACGCCGATCTGCAGTTCGGCAGCGTGGTGCGTCCGGTGTCGGCAGCCGGTGCGGTGGCGGTCGCGGTGACGGGCGCGCGTACGGTCACGGGCGATATCCAGGCGCTGGCGTCGGGCGATACCCCGCAGGCCGCGCGTTTCACCATTTCGGGTGAGGGCGGCCACGCCCTGTCGGTAACGATCCCGGCATCATTCACTCTAGCCAATGGTTCGCAGTCGCTGGTCGTGACGACCACCAACAATCTCTCCGGCGCGCTCAGCGCCCAGACGCTCAGTGGCACTGCTGGCGGCGCTGGAACGCTGGACGTGCGTGTCGGGGGCAGCGTTGCGCTGGCGACGACTACGCCGGCTGGCTTGTACACCGGCGCCTTTACCGTCTCGACGGCGTATAACTAA